A DNA window from Patagioenas fasciata isolate bPatFas1 chromosome 1, bPatFas1.hap1, whole genome shotgun sequence contains the following coding sequences:
- the SPRY2 gene encoding protein sprouty homolog 2, which translates to METRAQHSSGSQALLQARRDSGRPHGEHDLRDVLMQQVHVLSLDQIRAIRNTNEYTEGPTVAPRPGVKSTPRLATQPKSERPHGLPEHRHFSRIQHTQTHASPRAPLSRSISTVSTGSRSSTRTSTSSNSSEQRLLGSSSGPVADGIVRMQPKSELKTSELKPLSKDDLGAHSYRCEDCGKCKCKECTYPRTLPSCWICDKQCLCSAQNVVDYGTCVCCVKGLFYHCSNDDEDNCADNPCSCSQSHCCTRWSAMGVVSLFLPCLWCYLPAKGCLKLCQGCYDRVNRPGCRCKHSNTVCCKVPSVPPRNSEKPT; encoded by the coding sequence ATGGAGACAAGAGCTCAGCACAGCAGCGGGTCGCAAGCCTTGCTACAGGCTCGGCGTGACAGTGGGAGACCGCACGGGGAGCACGACCTGCGGGATGTCCTGATGCAGCAGGTTCACGTCTTGTCGTTGGACCAGATCAGAGCCATCCGGAACACAAATGAGTATACGGAGGGACCTACAGTGGCTCCACGGCCAGGGGTCAAGTCCACTCCTCGGCTAGCAACCCAGCCCAAAAGTGAAAGACCCCATGGCTTGCCCGAGCATCGTCATTTTAGCCGGATTCAGCACACACAAACGCATGCCTCTCCTCGGGCACCTCTGTCCCGATCCATCAGCACGGTCAGCACAGGTTCGCGGAGCAGTACAAGGACAAGTACGAGCAGTAATTCATCTGAACAGAGACTTCTAGGATCATCTTCAGGGCCTGTTGCCGACGGGATAGTCCGAATGCAGCCCAAGTCTGAGCTCAAGACAAGTGAGCTGAAGCCGCTGAGCAAAGACGACTTGGGAGCACACAGCTACAGGTGTGAGGACTGTGGGAAGTGTAAGTGCAAGGAGTGCACgtatcccaggaccctcccatcGTGTTGGATCTGTGACAAGCAGTGTCTTTGCTCAGCCCAGAACGTGGTCGATTACGGGACTTGCGTTTGCTGCGTGAAGGGCCTCTTCTATCACTGCTCGAACGATGATGAGGACAACTGTGCTGACAACCCCTGCTCCTGCAGTCAGTCGCATTGCTGCACTAGATGGTCCGCCATGGGTGTGGTGTCCCTCTTTCTGCCTTGCTTGTGGTGTTACCTACCAGCCAAGGGttgccttaagttgtgccagggctGTTACGACCGGGTAAATCGGCCGGGGTGCCGCTGTAAACACTCCAACACAGTTTGCTGCAAagttcccagtgtcccccccaggaaCTCTGAAAAGCCGACATAG